One segment of Erigeron canadensis isolate Cc75 chromosome 2, C_canadensis_v1, whole genome shotgun sequence DNA contains the following:
- the LOC122587643 gene encoding protein ALP1-like: MEKHIGSTTIIDEPFEWFDDSSLEVFANAIKSEDVESSTARSRAKRKVVNRNRWTASQKLHRDYFCEEPKYDDYFFEDRYRMPKRLFLKIVHDLESRYEYFQDSYDARLAKSFYTDTEVHICHPATCNRTEYLRKPTTHDLHCLFEANEERHHLPGMIGSLDCTHLVWKMCPMEWRGQYKRGNHEYPTIMLEATASQDLWIWHAFFGPPGALNDINVLQQSSLFLSERLGTAPYCPFTVNGRTYRRGYYLVNDIYLTWSTFVKAYKYPTDPKEKMFKTAQEAARKDIERAFGVLKGKWHIIDRLFRKRPLGTIRNLVYACVILHNMIIQDSGRAICPVHIGDPVVHPSSNRDALPEIQDEETHFRPRYDLTEHLAGLNLPHLQPKDE, encoded by the exons atggaaaaacatATTGGTTCCACCACAATCATCGATGAGCCGTTCGAATGGTTTGACGATAGTAGTTTAGAGGTGTTTGCGAACGCCATTAAGTCCGAAGATGTCGAAAGTTCCACGGCGCGGTCACGGGCAAAGCGTAAAGTCGTGAACCGCAACCGTTGGACCGCTTCACAAAAGTTGCACCGCGACTACTTTTGTGAAGAACCGAAATATGACGATTATTTTTTTGAAGATAGGTATCGTATGCCTAAACGACTATTTTTAAAGATCGTGCATGATCTTGAGTCCAGATATGAGTATTTTCAGGACTCGTATGATGCCCGGTTAGCCAAGAGTTTTTACACCGATACAGAAGTGCACATCTGCCATCCGGCAACTTGCAATCG TACCGAATATCTGCGTAAACCAACAACACATGATCTCCATTGTTTGTTTGAAGCAAACGAAGAGAGGCATCACTTGCCTGGAATGATCGGTAGTCTAGATTGTACACATCTTGTTTGGAAGATGTGTCCAATGGAGTGGAGGGGTCAATACAAAAGGGGTAATCATGAATACCCCACTATTATGCTGGAAGCAACGGCGTCTCAGGATTTATGGATATGGCACGCCTTTTTTGGTCCTCCGGGTGCTCTAAACGACATCAATGTGCTGCAACAATCTTCCTTGTTCCTCTCCGAGCGTTTGGGCACTGCTCCTTACTGTCCATTCACTGTAAATGGGCGTACTTATAGACGTGGCTACTATCTAGTCAATGACATATATCTTACATGGTCTACGTTTGTTAAAGCGTACAAATACCCTACCGACCCGaaagaaaaaatgttcaaaACGGCACAAGAGGCGGCTCGCAAAGATATTGAACGGGCATTTGGTGTTCTAAAAGGAAAATGGCATATCATTGATCGACTGTTTCGAAAACGACCACTAGGAACAATAAGGAATTTGGTGTATGCATGTGTGATTctgcacaacatgatcattCAGGATAGTGGTCGTGCGATTTGCCCAGTTCATATAGGAGATCCAGTTGTCCACCCAAGTAGTAATCGGGACGCCTTACCGGAGATACAGGACGAGGAGACACATTTCCGTCCCCGGTATGATCTGACAGAGCATCTAGCGGGTCTAAACTTACCACACCTCCAGCCGAAAGATGAGTAG
- the LOC122588993 gene encoding transcription factor TCP20-like: MYFCGIHILFYLVKNTYISVYTQTHIPLKMDPKTSTSNQQHHNHPKPHNNNMAESNNNNIKLTEINDFQIIKHNQDSTTTSSVAPVTTKQLAPKRTSNKDRHTKVEGRGRRIRMPALCAARIFQLTRELGHKSDGETIQWLLQQAEPSIIAATGSGTIPASALAAAGAVSVSGVSISVGLQQKIDELSSTSSNGNGRTSCWPMVRPTTTNMGGPGPIWSGVSTTGFGYQSNSTNVNNLGVNINNIDGSNYMQQKIAFSGFDLGGTNMGQMSFSSILGNPNQSTHHHDDNSQSQHQNQHQLPGLELGLSQDGRIGVLNQQALDQIYRMSQTRMQQQQQQQTSNDNSQGSEG; encoded by the coding sequence ATGTATTTTTGTggcatacatatattattttatttagtaaaaaatacatatatctcTGTATATACACAAACACACATCCCCCTGAAAATGGATCCCAAAACCTCAACTTCAAACCAACAACATCATAATCATCCTAAACCACACAACAATAACATGGCAGaatccaacaacaacaacattaaACTCACCGAAATCAATGATTTCCAGATTAtaaaacataatcaagattCCACAACAACATCATCTGTTGCACCAGTAACAACAAAACAATTAGCCCCAAAGCGAACATCAAACAAAGACAGACATACAAAAGTAGAAGGCAGAGGAAGAAGGATACGTATGCCAGCTTTATGTGCTGCAAGAATCTTCCAACTCACAAGAGAACTTGGTCACAAATCAGATGGTGAGACTATTCAATGGCTGTTACAACAAGCAGAGCCATCAATTATTGCTGCAACAGGATCAGGTACAATCCCTGCTTCTGCTTTAGCTGCTGCAGGTGCTGTTTCTGTTTCTGGGGTTTCTATTTCTGTTGGATTACAACAAAAAATAGATGAATTAAGTAGTACTAGTAGTAATGGAAATGGTAGGACCAGTTGTTGGCCTATGGTTAGACCCACCACCACAAATATGGGTGGTCCAGGTCCTATATGGTCTGGTGTGTCCACTACTGGATTTGGGTATCAGTCAAATAGTACAAATGTTAATAACTTGGgtgttaatattaataatattgatGGTTCGAATTATATGCAACAAAAGATTGCGTTTTCCGGGTTTGATTTGGGTGGGACTAATATGGGTCAGATGAGTTTTTCGTCGATTTTAGGGAATCCTAATCAGTCTACTCATCATCATGATGATAATAGTCAATCACAACATCAGAATCAACATCAGCTTCCTGGATTAGAATTAGGATTATCACAAGATGGTCGTATTGGGGTTTTGAATCAACAAGCTTTGGATCAGATTTATCGAATGAGTCAAACTAGaatgcaacaacaacaacaacaacagacTTCAAATGATAATTCTCAAGGTTCAGAGGGATAA